Proteins found in one Spirochaetota bacterium genomic segment:
- a CDS encoding TetR/AcrR family transcriptional regulator, with amino-acid sequence MKQKSKSKTAPSGRIIEAAKVEFAERGLTGSRVESIARRAGVNPALVLYYFKSKDALYTAILREIFGELDRENLIVRLKDFQLRPPQKLYIAVYLVVRLFLKPRDPDYYRIVFHELADGGVHIKKMALEFIIPERREMVLQIIRDGIETGDFRPCNPLLVVHGIFSYVTNLVLFSNLYNETALKELLYGGNSESVVLDHILQQVFIGLDPGRKNVRLPEMPGEILQFLDEIIKNY; translated from the coding sequence ATGAAACAGAAATCAAAATCGAAGACCGCGCCGAGCGGGCGCATCATCGAAGCCGCGAAGGTCGAATTCGCGGAGCGGGGTCTCACGGGATCGCGCGTCGAATCGATCGCCCGTCGCGCCGGGGTGAACCCGGCGCTGGTGCTCTACTATTTCAAATCCAAGGACGCGCTCTATACCGCCATACTCAGGGAAATATTCGGCGAGCTGGACCGGGAGAACCTGATCGTCCGGCTGAAGGATTTCCAACTGAGACCGCCGCAAAAGCTCTATATCGCGGTGTATCTCGTCGTGCGGCTTTTTCTCAAACCACGCGATCCCGATTACTACCGGATAGTTTTCCACGAGCTGGCGGATGGCGGCGTGCATATAAAAAAGATGGCGCTGGAATTCATCATTCCCGAGCGGCGCGAGATGGTGCTGCAGATCATCCGCGATGGCATCGAGACCGGCGACTTCAGGCCGTGCAACCCGCTGCTCGTCGTCCACGGCATATTCTCGTATGTCACAAACCTCGTGCTTTTCAGCAATCTGTACAACGAGACGGCCCTGAAGGAGCTGCTGTACGGCGGGAATTCCGAATCGGTCGTGCTCGATCACATTCTGCAGCAGGTCTTTATCGGGCTCGATCCCGGCAGAAAAAACGTCCGTCTCCCCGAAATGCCGGGGGAGATACTGCAGTTTCTTGATGAAATAATCAAAAACTACTGA